A region from the Benincasa hispida cultivar B227 chromosome 8, ASM972705v1, whole genome shotgun sequence genome encodes:
- the LOC120084066 gene encoding 11-beta-hydroxysteroid dehydrogenase 1A-like yields MDFFNNFLNLLLPPTTLIAFFLFLPIYFFFKSISFIIRSIFSEDVAGKVVLITGASSGIGEHLAYEYARRGAYLALVARRENRLREVAAVAESLGSPCALVVPADISKIEDCKRCIQTTITQFRRLDHLVNNAGVSSINLFEEYNNLQNVVPVMDVNFWGMVYCSYYGIPYLKQSRGKIIGIASAAAWLPAPRLSFYTSSKAAVISFYETLRVEVGREIGITIVTPGLVESEMTQGKFMSKDGRLYLDQQLRDATVSIMPIMPIDDAVKGILRSVCRGDGYATEPRWMRMAFYYKTLWPELVEWFNYLVAMSGSSNSPTDTFGKRLLQLSGLKNLFYPESVRSPELDLKSN; encoded by the exons atggatttcttcaacaatttcttAAATCTTCTACTTCCACCAACAACTCTAATAGCCTTCTTCTtatttctcccaatttacttctttttcaagtCTATCTCGTTCATAATAAGGTCCATTTTTAGCGAAGATGTCGCCGGAAAAGTTGTTCTCATCACCGGAGCATCGTCAGGGATCGGCGAg catCTGGCATACGAATACGCTAGAAGAGGAGCTTATTTGGCGTTGGTTGCCAGAAGAGAGAACCGACTCCGGGAAGTCGCCGCCGTGGCAGAGTCTTTAGGCTCACCCTGTGCTCTCGTAGTTCCGGCCGATATTTCAAAGATTGAAGACTGTAAACGGTGTATCCAAACCACCATCACCCAATTCCGACGAC tggaTCATCTGGTAAACAATGCGGGCGTATCCAGCATCAATCTGTTTGAGGAATACAACAACCTCCAAAATGTAGTCCCGGTAATG GATGTAAATTTCTGGGGAATGGTATATTGTAGTTACTATGGGATTCCATACCTGAAACAAAGCAGAGGGAAGATTATCGGAATCGCTTCCGCCGCTGCATGGCTACCTGCGCCTAGGCTCAGCTTCTACACC TCGAGCAAAGCAGCAGTGATAAGTTTCTACGAGACACTGAGAGTGGAGGTTGGAAGAGAGATCGGAATCACCATCGTCACGCCGGGGCTGGTGGAATCAGAGATGACACAGGGAAAATTCATGTCCAAAGATGGCCGTTTATACCTCGACCAACAACTCAGGGAT GCTACGGTCAGCATTATGCCGATCATGCCGATTGACGACGCAGTAAAGGGGATCTTAAGGAGTGTGTGCAGGGGAGATGGGTACGCGACGGAGCCGCGGTGGATGAGGATGGCATTTTACTATAAGACGCTGTGGCCTGAGTTAGTGGAGTGGTTTAATTACTTGGTTGCTATGTCTGGATCATCAAATTCTCCCACTGATACTTTTGGGAAAAGGCTGCTTCAGCTCAGTGGGTTGAAGAACTTGTTTTATCCGGAGTCGGTTCGATCCCCGGAATTGGACCTCAAATCCAACTGA
- the LOC120083585 gene encoding uncharacterized protein LOC120083585 → MEGMKKKWSKYIGSKGLGRSRSVTGKTAVGPEGMRKKSKSWNSGSKFKTPVAPDGCFAVYVGPERQRFVVRTEFANHPLFQMLLEDAEVEYGYNSQGPILLPCEVGMFYHVLAEMDGGDGLSHRWTAGESGGLIACSPLRLTTCGSRNGGGYTILSPSSLLKLNGL, encoded by the coding sequence ATGGAGGGCATGAAGAAAAAGTGGAGTAAGTATATAGGTTCGAAGGGTTTGGGCCGGAGTCGATCGGTGACCGGAAAAACCGCTGTCGGACCGGAAGGTATGAGAAAAAAGAGCAAATCTTGGAACAGTGGCTCGAAATTCAAAACTCCAGTGGCTCCGGACGGTTGCTTTGCCGTGTACGTCGGACCGGAACGGCAACGGTTTGTTGTGAGAACGGAATTTGCGAATCATCCGTTATTTCAGATGCTTCTTGAAGATGCTGAGGTGGAATATGGGTATAATAGTCAAGGCCCAATTTTGCTTCCCTGTGAAGTTGGGATGTTTTATCATGTGTTGGCGGAGATGGACGGCGGTGATGGGCTGAGCCACCGTTGGACGGCTGGAGAGAGCGGTGGTTTAATTGCTTGTAGCCCACTTCGGCTGACCACCTGCGGCAGTAGAAATGGCGGTGGGTATACGATATTAAGTCCGTCATCGTTGCTTAAATTAAATGGTCTTTGA